The window GATTAATTATTTCTGCAAAAAAATCACTTATGGGCGCCCTTAAGGACTTTTTACCTTCCATATGGCATTTTTACTTGGTTTTCTAGTACTTCTACTACTTCATAATCTTGTTTTTAATCTTTTTGTTTTTTTATTAGGCTATTCTGTTACTATTTTTGAGACAGAATGAAACATTATACTGTATTAATAGTCGTTGACTATTTTTCATAATTTTAAGGAGGAAGATATGAGTAATAACTTACGACAGATTGCNNNNNNNNNNNNNNNNNNNNNNNNNNNNNNNNNNNNNNNNNNNNNNNNNNNNNNNNNNNNNNNNNNNNNNNNNNNNNNNNNNNNNNNNNNNNNNNNNNNNNNNNNNNNNNNNNNNNNNNNNNNNNNNNNNNNNNNNNNNNNNNNNNNNNNNNNNNNNNNNNNNNNNNNNNNNNNNNNNNNNNNNNNNNNNNNNNNNNNNNNNNNNNNNNNNNNNNNNNNNNNNNNNNNNNGAGACAGAATGAAACATTATACTGTATTAATAGTCGTTGACTATTTTTCATAATTTTAAGGAGGAAGATATGAGTAATAACTTACGACAGATTGCCAAAGACTTGCGATCGTTTGTAAAAAGATGTAAAGATGTACACTATTCTGACAGCCTGCTAATCACTTTCCTTGTTACCGGGCTTCTTACTTTTGCACCTAGACTTCACGCCGACGTGGAAACTGAACAGCAGGAAGTGTCTGCACAGACTTATGATGCCATAACCGATCTTAGACAGTCTTTCATACGTGCCAGAAAGGAAAATGAAAAATCTCTAAAAGGGGCTGAAAGAGAACTTGCAATGCTGTTACAACAGGGGGATCAGGTAATCAAGAGCCCATGGGCTTCATTCCAGTTCGGTACGGGATTTGCAAATAACGACTGGGGAACTACCTACAGGGGACGTGGTGGTAAGTTCCTGGAATATTACAGAAGAGATAATGACTTGACTAAATATGTTTTTGATAAAAGTAAACATCTATATGGGGCTACTGACTTGAATATTCCTCGTAATCAGGAACCAAATTCATTAGTTATCAATCCAGCTAATATACACGAGCCTTATGCTCCGTATGAGGTTACTAGAATGGATAGATTAACATTATTTAATAATCCTAGCTTTAACACTCAATTATTAGATGCAGTTGAAGGACATTATGGATATACAAGACCTAATCCAAATCCATATAGAGCATTTAATGAACTTGGATACTGGACTACTACTAGACTAGCTACACATAATTATTCACGTAGATGGGAAAACTCTGCTGGTACTATTATTCAAAATGATTATGCGAATAATTCTAGTAATTCTTCATCTGTAGCGTCAGCTACTGGAGGAACTGCTTCAACTGCCACTTGGACTCAAGCTACTGGAGTTCATGGATCACCTTATGAACAAACTCCTACAAATAACAGAGGTTCATCAGTTCTTTATAATACGAGCGGATCATTTGTTACGGGGGGGACACATTCTTGGACTTCAAAAGATATTCACAATGTTCCACATGGGGAAACATCTCCAACTGAAGTTATAGGAGCATATTACGATGATGGAACAAATGCTGGAAGACATAGTGCCGGTGGAACAGTTAAAACTGGACATATAGGAATATTAAATGCAAGTAGTCAGACTATTACTAATACTGGTATAACTATGGAAGATGGAAAGACTACAGGTATAAAAGTAACTGGTACTGGTACTGTAACTGGTAGTACTGTAAATTTAAGTAGTGGTACTGGAGGAGTTGGTGTTGAACTTACTAATGGACATGTAACAAATATGACTATTAATGTCAACGGAAGTAATCAAACAGGTATAAAAACTGATAAAAACCTAGATTATTCTAATGTAACTATTAGTTTATCTAGTGGAAGTAATAATCTTGGAGTTGATGGAGGTTCAAAAGATATAACCAGCCATGCAACAATTCAACATAGTGGCAATAATCATTCTAGTAATGTCATTGGTATAAAGTCAACTGGAAAAGTAACAAATAGCGGTAGTATCACTTTAAATTCTGACGGAAATGTTACAGGAATAAGTGGTACTGATGCAACAAATAATGGAACAATAACAATAAATAATTATAATGGAATTGGAAATAATAATGTTGGTGTATATGGTAGTACTTCGGCAACTAATAATAGTGGACATAATATAACTGTAAGTGGACACCATAACAATGCAGGATTAATTGCACCTACTGTTACAAATTATGGAACTATATCTGTAACTGGATCTTATGGTGACGGTATTTATGCTAACACTAATCATGCAACATCTTCAGGTACAAATTCTAGTATAACTGTAACTGGAAGTTATAACGATGGAGTAAAAGGTACTCAGAATGCAAATTTATTAAGTGGTTCAACTGTTACTATGCAAAATGGAAATTATAATAATGGAGTACATGCAGTAGGTGGTAATGCCTCTGTTACTGGTAGTAGTAGGATAAATTTATATAGAAATAACTTCAGTAACGGAGTTTATGCACCAAATGGTACGACTACAGTCACTAATTCAAATATTTATGTTGGTGATTACAATGCAGCAAATGATACAAATAATAGTAATTATAGTAATGGTATTAATTTAGTTAAAAGTGGTGTTGCAAATTCAATTACTGGTTCTCAAATATATATGAAAGGTAGCAATAATATCGGAGTAAGAGCTCAAGAACCAGGAACACTGACATTTAACGATAATACAATGACCATGAGTGGAACTGGAAATTACGGATTATACTTAGCACCAAGTAAATCAATAACAACTATTACAGGTAATAGCACAACAAGTAGCGGTTCAAGCAATGTCGGAATCTTTATATCAGAAGATGCCAAAATAACAACTATTAGTGGAGGTTCTCATACTGTAAATGGAACTACAAGTACAGGAATAGATATACATACTACAAAAGATACAACAATATCAGGAACTACATTTAATGTCAATAATTATTCTTCTACAGGGATAAGAGCAGGGAGAGCAACACATCCAGATGATACTTCTACAGGAAAGTTAAACATATCAGGTTCTACTTTTAATGTTTTGGAAAATTCAAGTAATGATGGAAGTACTGGTGATGGAAATAGTGCATCTGCTGTTTATCTTTACAATGTAACTAAAACAACAGTTAATCCTACAACTACCTTTAATATTAATAGAAACTCAATTGGGTTTGAAGTTGAAAATAGTGGACATGCTAACAGAGAAATTGCATTTACTGGACAGAACAACAGCAGTTATGTAATAATGAATTTGAGAAATTCTCAGAATAAGAACACTTCAGGCCAACGGGATGGTAATATTGGATTTAACATTATAAATGGTAATTTTGGAACACGTGATACTACTAGAGGTATAAAGGTGCATGGAAACTTTGATTCGCATATAGAATCTGATGAAAATGTGCTGTTTAATAATCAGCAATATGCCTCAAAACTTGAATTTGTAGTTGGAGCTGGAGCTGGAGTAAAAACTATGGATGCTAGAAACCACACAGGGCAAGGAACTATTCTAGTGGGTACTGATCCAGCATATAATGCAGGCCGTAAGAGCGGATATAACAAAAATGTTATCTTTGCTAATTTAGGATGGGTATCTGATGAAGATAGTAAAGTTGATTTGAACCATATTTCAGTAGACGGAAATTACAATACTGTGGCATTTTTCAATAGAAGTATAAAAGGTACCCATGGATGGACAGATATAAATAATGCTTATCATCCTACTGGATACGGAAGAGTTGGATGGTTTGAAGGAACAGTAAGACTTCAAGGAGTTATAGGTTCTTCATTCTATGAAAGCACTAATAAAATAACATCTACTGGAAATGTTGGAGTATATGCTATTTCAGGACAAAGAGGAGAAAATACAACAACAGGATTTGATGGAGTAAGAACAGGATGGATTGGTGCAGGAATATCTAGCTTCGGTGGAACTGACAAAGCTTTAAAAAATCTAAATGTTACAGATCTTAACTTAGGATTCTCGAGATATTCTGAAGGTGGAGTGCTAGTGTATGCTGGTAACGGAACGGCTGTAGATGTAGCTAATGATTCAGCTACAAATAATTTAAATAATACAAAGACAATTTCGGACGGTGTGTTCCACGATACTTCTACTGGTAACCTCTTGAAATGGGGATATTCTGTTCCAATAGGAAATACTTCTCATAATACAACTATGTTCTTTGCAAAAGGAACTTGGAAAGGTGATAATCACGGATTCTTACCTGCTACTTATGGTAACACAGAAAATGCACCTACAGAAATTAATGTAAAATCAGCTGTAGACATGGTATCAAGACAAGGAACTGCCTATAGAGCAAAAGATGGTGCGACTATAAATGTTGGTAGTAGTGGAACTCCTCTTGCAACAAGAGCAGGTGGTTATAACTCTATAATTGCATTAGCTGAGGGAACAGGTACTGATAGAAATTCAAAATTAATATCTGAAAGAACTGGAGCGGCTGGTAACAATAGCGAAACAGGTTCAAGAGTAGAAATTAATGGAAATATAGTAGCAGCGGACAATGCAATGTTCTCTGAAACTGCCCGTGTTATGAACGGAAGAGAAGATTTTAATGCTTATCGTGCTAACACTTATGAAAATGTAGCCGCTTATGCTAGTGGTGGCGGAGATGTAGTTATCAATAAAACTGCTGTATCGAATACAGTACTTGAAGGTGCTTCTGGTAAAAATATTACAGCAGATACAAAAGCAGCTGGTGTTGGATCACTTATTTATGGAATGGGAGCTTATGCTACTGGAGAAGGATCAAATGTTATTTATAAAAGTGGAGTATCTATAGTATCAGGTAAAAATGGAGCATTATTTGCAACTGATAAAGGATATATTGAATTTCAAGGAAATATAGTAAATCAAAATAATACAAAAGATACAATACAAACTTCTGCACATGGATTTTCAGGTGCTGAAACAAGAAAAGGTAAAAATACGGCAACTTCTGCTTCTTCAAATGATCACACTGATACAACACCATTCTATGTATTAAGAAATGCTATTGAAACAGGTAGAAACAGTACAGCAATAACATTTACAGATACAACAAGATTGGATATGTATGATGGAAGATTGCTTACTGGTAATGAATATCAGCATGCTTTTGGATGGAAGGATTATAGTGGTGCATATTCAGATTATTATAAAGAAAAATCTATACCAGCAGCAGGTGGTATTGAAGAAAATAAATACTGGGCTGCAAAATATCGTGGAATGAGCAACGTAGAGGCTCATATACTATCGAATAATGTAGATCTTGGTATTGTAAATCAAGCTGAGGGAGATAAAAAATTAACTTGGAATGATGATAGAAATGCCTCTTCATCTGGAACAAATTTCTTAGCAGGTATTGCAAAATATGCTGGAGGAATGAATAAAATTGATAATTATGATGATGCTGAAACTGATCAAAGAATAAATGATAAACATTCATTCAAAACAACATTAATAAATGGTGAAATTGATGTTACAGCAGGAACAGTTGACTTGACAGACAACTTTAGATTACAAACTAAAACTATGATTTCAGGAGCAGCAAAAGATAAGGCAAATGATCCATTCACTGATATAGCAATGGAAAGTGAAAAAGTAAACATTTCTGCTGCAACTACTATTTACGGAAATGCTAAAAACCTGGCTGGACAAAAACAGGGATTGAATATGGCTAACTCACTTTTCCGTTGGGATAGCGATGATCTTAGAATGAATAACTTTACTGGTGCAAGATACAGAAGAAGTAAAGTTGATGAATCAGGATATTGGAATAAAGGTAACATCAATATTTGGGGTGGTTCGGCAAGTGATGCTATAACAGCAGTAAACGTAGCATACGGTACAGTTGAAAATGCGGCAGCTGCAAAAATTTATGCAGATCACGGAAATGCTATAGTTGGAACTGATGGAAGTAAACTTGTAAATAAAGGTAAAATCGCAGTAACAGGTATTTACAATCCAGATAAACAAGTTACTTTAACAGGCGGATCAAATACAGGACTTGCAACTATTGACAGAACAGCTGAAACTGCAGTAACTGATGGAGAAAACTACGGAATTGTTGGTATTTCAACAGCAAATGCTAGAGACAATGCAAAATATAGAGCTGAACAAGGTACAGACAGATACGGAGAAAATGCAATTGCAATTGAAAATGTTGCAAGTGGAACAGATGGAACTATCGCTGTAGATGGTAAACGTGCAGTAGGTATCTATGCACAAAATACTCACAATGATTCAAATACAGTAGGTGCCAATAAAACAAAAGTAACTATAAAATATGATAATATGCAAGCTACACCAGCCTCAGCAGATGCGATAAAAGTAAATAGTGGGCAAAATGTTGGAGGTATAGATACAACAGCAGTCGCAGATAAAAAAGAATACAGAGGAGTAGGTATCGCCTTAGTAAACCGTTCTACAAATGCCGACAACGATGCAAATAGAGGTGGTGTCATCACATTAAACACATTAGGAAAAGCTGCAAACCCTGATATTAGAACCCAACATAACGGTATAGGAGTATATGCTGAAGGTTCAGATATAGTATTTGGAGCATTGTCTGAAGGACTTACAGTAAATACTAAGAATGATGGTGCTGGAATCTGGGTAACAGATAATTCTAATATTTCATCAGCCGAAGACAGACTGGGTACTCAAATAAAAGCATTAAATTACAACTACAAAGGAGATAATGACAAAAAAGGATTCGGAATGATTTTCGGAAGCACTTTATCTTCAAATAAAGTAGCTAGAAACTATTTAGACATTAAATTTAACAATAATAATGGAACTATGGATTTAGCTACTGCAAAAGCACTTGAAGCAAGAGGATTTGCCGGTATAGCTGCTGGTCCGACATATAAAGGAATCGCAGGTATCTTGGTAAATACTGACGCTCATAACGGTGTTACTGGAGACAGAGCAA is drawn from Leptotrichia trevisanii DSM 22070 and contains these coding sequences:
- a CDS encoding autotransporter-associated N-terminal domain-containing protein; this encodes MSNNLRQIAKDLRSFVKRCKDVHYSDSLLITFLVTGLLTFAPRLHADVETEQQEVSAQTYDAITDLRQSFIRARKENEKSLKGAERELAMLLQQGDQVIKSPWASFQFGTGFANNDWGTTYRGRGGKFLEYYRRDNDLTKYVFDKSKHLYGATDLNIPRNQEPNSLVINPANIHEPYAPYEVTRMDRLTLFNNPSFNTQLLDAVEGHYGYTRPNPNPYRAFNELGYWTTTRLATHNYSRRWENSAGTIIQNDYANNSSNSSSVASATGGTASTATWTQATGVHGSPYEQTPTNNRGSSVLYNTSGSFVTGGTHSWTSKDIHNVPHGETSPTEVIGAYYDDGTNAGRHSAGGTVKTGHIGILNASSQTITNTGITMEDGKTTGIKVTGTGTVTGSTVNLSSGTGGVGVELTNGHVTNMTINVNGSNQTGIKTDKNLDYSNVTISLSSGSNNLGVDGGSKDITSHATIQHSGNNHSSNVIGIKSTGKVTNSGSITLNSDGNVTGISGTDATNNGTITINNYNGIGNNNVGVYGSTSATNNSGHNITVSGHHNNAGLIAPTVTNYGTISVTGSYGDGIYANTNHATSSGTNSSITVTGSYNDGVKGTQNANLLSGSTVTMQNGNYNNGVHAVGGNASVTGSSRINLYRNNFSNGVYAPNGTTTVTNSNIYVGDYNAANDTNNSNYSNGINLVKSGVANSITGSQIYMKGSNNIGVRAQEPGTLTFNDNTMTMSGTGNYGLYLAPSKSITTITGNSTTSSGSSNVGIFISEDAKITTISGGSHTVNGTTSTGIDIHTTKDTTISGTTFNVNNYSSTGIRAGRATHPDDTSTGKLNISGSTFNVLENSSNDGSTGDGNSASAVYLYNVTKTTVNPTTTFNINRNSIGFEVENSGHANREIAFTGQNNSSYVIMNLRNSQNKNTSGQRDGNIGFNIINGNFGTRDTTRGIKVHGNFDSHIESDENVLFNNQQYASKLEFVVGAGAGVKTMDARNHTGQGTILVGTDPAYNAGRKSGYNKNVIFANLGWVSDEDSKVDLNHISVDGNYNTVAFFNRSIKGTHGWTDINNAYHPTGYGRVGWFEGTVRLQGVIGSSFYESTNKITSTGNVGVYAISGQRGENTTTGFDGVRTGWIGAGISSFGGTDKALKNLNVTDLNLGFSRYSEGGVLVYAGNGTAVDVANDSATNNLNNTKTISDGVFHDTSTGNLLKWGYSVPIGNTSHNTTMFFAKGTWKGDNHGFLPATYGNTENAPTEINVKSAVDMVSRQGTAYRAKDGATINVGSSGTPLATRAGGYNSIIALAEGTGTDRNSKLISERTGAAGNNSETGSRVEINGNIVAADNAMFSETARVMNGREDFNAYRANTYENVAAYASGGGDVVINKTAVSNTVLEGASGKNITADTKAAGVGSLIYGMGAYATGEGSNVIYKSGVSIVSGKNGALFATDKGYIEFQGNIVNQNNTKDTIQTSAHGFSGAETRKGKNTATSASSNDHTDTTPFYVLRNAIETGRNSTAITFTDTTRLDMYDGRLLTGNEYQHAFGWKDYSGAYSDYYKEKSIPAAGGIEENKYWAAKYRGMSNVEAHILSNNVDLGIVNQAEGDKKLTWNDDRNASSSGTNFLAGIAKYAGGMNKIDNYDDAETDQRINDKHSFKTTLINGEIDVTAGTVDLTDNFRLQTKTMISGAAKDKANDPFTDIAMESEKVNISAATTIYGNAKNLAGQKQGLNMANSLFRWDSDDLRMNNFTGARYRRSKVDESGYWNKGNINIWGGSASDAITAVNVAYGTVENAAAAKIYADHGNAIVGTDGSKLVNKGKIAVTGIYNPDKQVTLTGGSNTGLATIDRTAETAVTDGENYGIVGISTANARDNAKYRAEQGTDRYGENAIAIENVASGTDGTIAVDGKRAVGIYAQNTHNDSNTVGANKTKVTIKYDNMQATPASADAIKVNSGQNVGGIDTTAVADKKEYRGVGIALVNRSTNADNDANRGGVITLNTLGKAANPDIRTQHNGIGVYAEGSDIVFGALSEGLTVNTKNDGAGIWVTDNSNISSAEDRLGTQIKALNYNYKGDNDKKGFGMIFGSTLSSNKVARNYLDIKFNNNNGTMDLATAKALEARGFAGIAAGPTYKGIAGILVNTDAHNGVTGDRAINYGDIKEQNSTTNVRSYGAVVNKGGFENWGNITLSDSLNELAKNIKTEDLKKANIGILANDHSANARYNTFIENHGDITIGDSTNDKNIGSWAIYGYNITTGAKADGTKSKITVNKNNNGIYSGDGNVNIQQTKILVGNDTVMGHVQHSWEEIKPDGTRETHWISRQTQYANPNNLLSALDAPRKRDSVIGVYIDNNQSKSNAARDVNISADMDIDRFSYGIVMAEKNGGAATNVTIGSPTEAPTIRLAHSTSSNAGGQVKSVRPSNNPKVPKEVEEQGNAVYYYSLDTASAGKTYANVTMNGDYNTAYYTKGSIDNYGTIDLRSKYDVDNKNSDARGFGNIGIFSSNTNVASTNYGTITTGMSDTINMRYSAAMAAGRNTYNKDGSFAGTKEEGYIVNRGTINVEEKEGIGMFATGHGSKALNYGTINLKGEESIGMYLDRGAIGENHGTITGNARNLSGVVAINGGYIKNYGTIKVEGNGSHGIVTDGRRFTVDANGNRTEILPETATNGVTAGQTNGHGGTDLYGGKESSIEEGTTGNPKTTGVGTTITAPDIVPITKVSVDGIDTPVFNVESDAANPGDVANKITVASSIQTGGTRIIDLNTKDEWGNPAWPHRNKGQLSEVTSIGMYVDTSGVRYTNPIDGIENLRKLSKVNLYFGPEATLYTNSKAIRIGDKYDENGNLVAKSNILKPFNDALSKLPGGAKINPLSASLTWQVLAKISADNQLREVYMSKVPYHSFAFDNDKSLVNFTNNLDNIYEIARPGSPEKIIFNKLNSLGNGEGHILAQAFDQMRGHIYGGVQQRIKATSDIIGGEIKGLRNDSNGSKDSNKFKAFGQRNEFKTDTAGMPDWYSNAGGFAYVHEDETVRLGESSGWYAGVVNNYFTFKDLSKS